The segment GTGCTTTATATCCATCACATCAAACCTCCTAATCAATTAAGTTATAAACATAGTAGCAATTTTAAATTTCTAGTTAATGGATTATATTTCATATAGTGAAATCGTATACTTTATTTTTCTGAATAATCAGATTTATAAAGTCAAAAAGAATCCATTTTTTATATCCTGCAATAACAGTTACGCTATTTTTTTGACCATTTTATCTTTTCTTTATTAAAAATAATGATTTTATGTTTATTTTTAATAAAATTCACCCATTTTCATTTTATTTTTATAAATTAGTGATTTGAGTAATTTTGAAAGTATCGATTTGAACGGAGAGTCGATGAATAAAGTCATCCATCATGGAAGCTTAGTCATTGCAATGCCTTTAGCGCTTGTTCAATATAAAGACGGGGATCTCGTTATTTTCAGTTACAATAACGAATATTCGCTCAAACGGTTTGCTCCAAACGAACTAGATGGCTATTTGCTATTCAAATCTGAATCGACGGACAGCTCGTTTAAAGACATCCCATTTGCTATGGTTGTTATGGAAGAGTTAAAAATTTATGGCAAAGTCGTTTATTACGGGAATACCTTGTAAATAAAAAAATAGGACCCCCAACCAATCTCCACCGTTCAAAATTTTGATACGGTGGGGAATTGGTTGGGAAATCCTATCCAAAGCCTTATTATTAATAAAAGAAACTCACTGTAACCGTTGCTATTGCTGAATTACTTCGAATCGTCCATTTTCAGAACCGCCATGAAAGCCTCTTGTGGAACTTCTACTGAACCTACTTGCTTCATACGCTTCTTACCCGCTTTTTGCTTATCAAGTAATTTACGTTTACGTGAAATGTCACCACCGTAACATTTTGCTAATACGTTTTTACCAATCGATTTAATCGTTGAACGCGCCACGATTTTTTGACCAATGGCTGCTTGAACTGGTACCTCGAATTGCTGACGAGGAATTAATTCTTTTAATTTTTCTACGATTACTTTTCCGCGCTCATAAGCAAAGTCTTTGTGCACGATAAAGCTTAATGCATCGACTTGTTCACCGTTTAATAAAATATCCATTTTACTTAATTTCGATGGTTTATAGCCGATTAATTCATAGTCAAATGAAGCATAGCCCTTCGTATTTGATTTTAAATAATCAAAGAAGTCATATACAATTTCTGCTAATGGCATTTCATATTGAATCGAAACGCGTGTCGCATCGATATAATCCATGCCGATGAAGTTTCCACGTTTTATTTGACAAAGTTCCATTACGGCCCCTACGAAATCGTTTGGTACCATAATTGTCGCCTTTACGTATGGCTCTTCAATGCGATCGATTTTTTGCGGATCTGGCATCATAGACGGGTTATCTACTTTTATCTTTGCTCCATCCGTTAAATGTACCTCATAAATTACAGACGGTGCTGTTGTAATTAAATCAATTTTAAATTCACGTTCGATACGCTCTTGAATAATTTCCATGTGTAATAAACCTAAGAAACCACAACGGAAACCAAATCCTAGCGCTTGAGATGTCTCTGCCTCATATTGCAGCGCTGAGTCATTTAATTCAAGTTTCTCTAATGCTTCACGTAAATCATTGTATTTTGCTGTATCGATTGGATAAAGTCCGCAATATACCATTGGATTTAATTTTCGGTAACCTGCTAATGGTGCTTCTGCTGCACGAGTTCCAGCAAATGTTACCGTATCCCCTACACGCGTGTCTTGTACGTTTTTAATAGAGGCCGTTAAGTAACCTACATCTCCAACTGTTAACTCTTGTTGTGGCGTCGCTTTTGGTGAGTGGATGCCGACTTCAATTACTTCAAATTCTGCGCCTGTCGCCATCATTTTAATTTTATCGCCAGCTTTTACTGTACCGTTAACAATACGGATTGAAATGATTACGCCTCGGTAAGCATCGTAAACAGAGTCGAAAATAAGCGCTTGTAACGGCGCATCTGGATCACCTGTTGGAGCTGGTACTTTTTCAACAATTTGCTCTAAAATATCAACAATACCAATACCCGCTTTAGCTGATGCTAGTACTGCATCCGATGCATCAAGTCCGATTACATCTTCTACTTCTTGACGAACACGCTCTGGATCTGCGGCTGGTAAGTCAATTTTATTAATAACTGGTAAAATTTCAAGATCATTATCTAAAGCTAAATAAACGTTTGCAAGTGTTTGGGCTTCGATACCTTGTGCAGCATCTACAACAAGAATCGCTCCTTCACATGCAGCTAATGAACGAGACACTTCATACGTAAAATCGACGTGTCCAGGTGTGTCAATTAAGTGTAACGTATATGTTTCTCCATCTTTTGCATTATATTTCACTTGTACGGCATTTAATTTGATTGTAATACCACGTTCACGCTCTAAATCCATTGAGTCTAGTAATTGTGTTTTCATTTCACGTTGCGTTACCGTTTTTGTTGCCTCTAAAAGACGGTCAGCTAATGTAGATTTCCCGTGGTCAATATGTGCGATAATCGAGAAATTTCGAATATTCTCTTGGCGCTTTAAACGTTGTTCTCGGTTCATGTGTTTGTCCTCTCCTAATTAGAAAAAACACCTATTCTCCATTTACATTCGAGACGGTGTCATTACGTATGTAGATGAATAACTACTTACCTTTTCCACTAAAATACGGCCCCTAGCTCCATGCACAACTGTACAATTGACCGCTAGAGGCAATTTGTCTTTTAAATTATACTATGAACTGACGTGAAACTACAACAGTCAACAACAATCTAATGAAATCAAATTTTTTTGAAGATGTCTTTTAACATCTAAAAATGCTTAAATTGCTGTTTCAACAAATGCTTTGGCAATTGCCTTTGCGAGAACTGCCATTGTTCGCTCCAATTCCTGTTCGTTATTATCAATCCCACCGA is part of the Solibacillus sp. FSL K6-1523 genome and harbors:
- a CDS encoding S24 family peptidase, whose translation is MNGESMNKVIHHGSLVIAMPLALVQYKDGDLVIFSYNNEYSLKRFAPNELDGYLLFKSESTDSSFKDIPFAMVVMEELKIYGKVVYYGNTL
- the lepA gene encoding translation elongation factor 4, whose product is MNREQRLKRQENIRNFSIIAHIDHGKSTLADRLLEATKTVTQREMKTQLLDSMDLERERGITIKLNAVQVKYNAKDGETYTLHLIDTPGHVDFTYEVSRSLAACEGAILVVDAAQGIEAQTLANVYLALDNDLEILPVINKIDLPAADPERVRQEVEDVIGLDASDAVLASAKAGIGIVDILEQIVEKVPAPTGDPDAPLQALIFDSVYDAYRGVIISIRIVNGTVKAGDKIKMMATGAEFEVIEVGIHSPKATPQQELTVGDVGYLTASIKNVQDTRVGDTVTFAGTRAAEAPLAGYRKLNPMVYCGLYPIDTAKYNDLREALEKLELNDSALQYEAETSQALGFGFRCGFLGLLHMEIIQERIEREFKIDLITTAPSVIYEVHLTDGAKIKVDNPSMMPDPQKIDRIEEPYVKATIMVPNDFVGAVMELCQIKRGNFIGMDYIDATRVSIQYEMPLAEIVYDFFDYLKSNTKGYASFDYELIGYKPSKLSKMDILLNGEQVDALSFIVHKDFAYERGKVIVEKLKELIPRQQFEVPVQAAIGQKIVARSTIKSIGKNVLAKCYGGDISRKRKLLDKQKAGKKRMKQVGSVEVPQEAFMAVLKMDDSK